The Flavobacteriales bacterium genome has a window encoding:
- a CDS encoding CoA transferase: MNFTNLKVIELASVLAGPSVGMFFAELGAQVIKIENKRTNGDVTRNWKLPNEQKDAVSAYFSSINWGKQHLFIDYSNDEDYNTVLQLLMDADLVICNFKQGAAAKFNLDYASIKALNPSIIYAQLNGFESTPERVAFDVVLQAECGYMYMNGQADSPPTKMPLALMDILAAHQLKEGILVALINKATTGKGAYVESSLEEAAISSLANQATNWLMNKKIPQRMGSLHPNIAPYGDVFQTKDNKELVLAIGSDAQFQKFCKLLGSEELSNKAIFLTNEARVKNRSLLKAALADLIINYNRDELIEACIKNGIPMGAVRNMQEVFETPIAQKMILEEQVGNQNTKRVKTIAFNISE; this comes from the coding sequence ATGAATTTCACCAATCTTAAGGTCATCGAATTAGCCAGTGTGTTAGCTGGTCCATCTGTAGGAATGTTTTTTGCTGAGTTAGGAGCTCAAGTAATCAAGATTGAAAACAAAAGAACCAATGGTGATGTAACAAGAAACTGGAAACTTCCCAACGAACAAAAAGATGCTGTTTCTGCATATTTTTCTAGTATTAATTGGGGGAAGCAACACCTTTTTATTGATTACAGTAATGATGAAGATTACAATACCGTGTTACAATTGTTAATGGATGCTGATCTTGTAATCTGTAATTTTAAACAAGGCGCTGCTGCTAAATTTAATTTAGACTACGCTTCAATCAAAGCATTAAACCCCTCTATTATTTATGCCCAACTTAACGGCTTTGAATCTACTCCTGAACGAGTTGCGTTTGATGTTGTTCTACAAGCTGAATGCGGTTATATGTATATGAACGGACAAGCGGACTCCCCTCCTACTAAAATGCCACTGGCTTTAATGGATATTTTGGCTGCTCATCAGCTTAAAGAAGGAATCTTAGTTGCATTAATTAATAAAGCAACTACAGGTAAAGGAGCTTATGTTGAATCCTCATTAGAAGAAGCTGCTATTAGCTCTTTGGCAAATCAAGCAACCAACTGGCTCATGAACAAGAAAATACCTCAACGCATGGGATCTCTTCATCCCAACATAGCGCCTTATGGAGATGTATTTCAAACAAAAGATAACAAAGAATTGGTTCTTGCTATTGGTTCGGATGCTCAATTTCAAAAGTTTTGCAAATTATTAGGAAGCGAAGAACTTTCTAATAAAGCGATATTTCTCACTAACGAGGCTAGAGTTAAAAACCGGTCTTTACTTAAAGCTGCATTAGCTGATCTAATTATTAACTATAATCGAGATGAATTGATTGAAGCTTGTATTAAAAATGGTATTCCAATGGGAGCTGTACGTAACATGCAAGAAGTTTTTGAAACTCCTATTGCTCAAAAAATGATTCTTGAGGAGCAAGTTGGTAACCAAAATACAAAACGTGTAAAAACGATAGCTTTCAACATCTCAGAATAA
- a CDS encoding FKBP-type peptidyl-prolyl cis-trans isomerase: MRNFIFYWCIGLGFVMCKSNKSNDIPMPEDFNQPPKITTKESTTISRFWTKDEAYKIKRFVERNQWDAIVSETGLYCYIYAKNADGKQAKRGDVAVVNFKVRLLDADTTLCYASQKGAPQDILIEMDNVESGLHEALTYLREGESAYVILPHYLAHGLVGDLDRIPPLSPVLYDIELIELK, translated from the coding sequence ATGAGGAACTTTATTTTTTATTGGTGCATAGGGTTGGGATTTGTAATGTGCAAATCCAATAAATCTAATGATATTCCTATGCCAGAAGATTTTAATCAACCACCAAAAATTACCACAAAAGAATCTACAACGATTAGTCGCTTTTGGACTAAAGATGAAGCCTACAAAATAAAACGTTTTGTTGAAAGGAATCAATGGGATGCTATTGTTTCTGAGACTGGTTTATACTGTTATATTTACGCTAAAAATGCAGATGGAAAGCAAGCTAAAAGAGGAGATGTGGCAGTTGTAAATTTTAAGGTTCGTCTATTGGATGCCGATACTACCTTATGTTATGCCTCTCAAAAAGGAGCCCCTCAGGATATTTTAATCGAAATGGATAATGTTGAATCAGGCTTGCATGAGGCGTTAACTTACCTCAGAGAAGGAGAGTCAGCTTATGTTATTTTACCACACTATTTAGCACATGGTTTAGTAGGAGATTTGGATAGAATTCCGCCTCTATCCCCTGTGTTGTACGATATAGAATTGATAGAACTAAAATGA
- a CDS encoding sigma-70 family RNA polymerase sigma factor, with translation MSELENNKKLGAFFGSEYDQLKSYVHSKIADSSERDAEDIIQDVALKLFSRSNDISPINNVAGFVYNSIRNKIVDILRAKKNERQIQNENEQKLIEFIDLFYGESDNSYSVAIKNELIHCIANLKPHYKSIIIAIDFEGYTYKELSKITNVPEGTLLSRRHRALSILNKQLKKNINI, from the coding sequence ATGTCAGAATTAGAGAATAATAAAAAATTAGGTGCATTTTTCGGAAGTGAGTACGATCAGTTAAAGTCATACGTACACTCTAAAATTGCCGATTCATCTGAAAGAGATGCTGAAGATATTATCCAAGATGTTGCCTTAAAACTATTTTCTCGTTCAAATGATATCTCTCCGATTAATAATGTTGCGGGGTTTGTTTATAATTCTATTCGGAATAAGATTGTAGACATTTTACGCGCTAAAAAAAATGAAAGGCAAATACAAAACGAAAATGAACAAAAACTCATTGAATTTATTGACCTTTTCTATGGAGAATCAGACAATAGTTATTCTGTTGCGATAAAAAACGAGTTAATACATTGTATTGCCAATTTAAAGCCACATTATAAAAGCATCATTATAGCGATTGATTTTGAGGGTTACACTTATAAAGAACTCTCAAAGATTACTAACGTTCCTGAGGGGACTCTATTATCGAGAAGACATCGTGCCCTTTCGATATTAAACAAACAATTAAAAAAGAATATTAACATTTAA
- the ygiD gene encoding 4,5-DOPA dioxygenase extradiol, which translates to MNRKAFIYQLLASIPVTGLAMNLKQLSKISEVLPPTPKTPVLFLGHGSPMNAIEENEFVKGFRKISTTFETPKAILCISAHWETRGTQVTAMQSPRTIHDFGGFPQELFEVQYPAPGSPELAQQTQQIIQSEKIILDESWGLDHGAWSVIKHLYPKANIPVIQMSLDHRKSAKEHYAIAKALNQLRSKGILIVGSGNIVHNLRQVAWNKLDQPYGYDWALEVQSKVNQWILDKNHDALINFNQQGKAFQLAIPTPEHYLPLLYTLALQEAHEQVTIFNDQAIAGSLTMTSLKIG; encoded by the coding sequence ATGAATCGTAAAGCATTTATCTATCAACTTTTAGCAAGTATTCCTGTAACTGGATTAGCCATGAACTTAAAACAACTCTCAAAAATATCCGAGGTTCTTCCTCCTACCCCAAAAACACCAGTTCTATTCTTAGGCCATGGTAGTCCTATGAACGCGATAGAAGAAAATGAATTTGTAAAAGGCTTTAGGAAAATTTCAACAACATTTGAAACTCCTAAAGCCATTTTATGTATTTCTGCACATTGGGAAACGCGTGGAACTCAGGTTACCGCGATGCAAAGTCCTAGAACGATTCACGATTTTGGAGGTTTCCCTCAAGAATTATTTGAAGTACAATATCCAGCACCAGGAAGTCCAGAATTAGCCCAACAAACTCAACAGATTATTCAATCAGAAAAAATTATTTTAGATGAGAGTTGGGGGCTAGACCATGGTGCTTGGTCTGTAATTAAACACCTTTATCCCAAGGCTAATATTCCTGTTATTCAAATGAGTTTAGATCATCGTAAATCAGCCAAAGAACATTATGCTATTGCTAAAGCGCTTAACCAATTGCGATCAAAAGGCATTTTAATTGTTGGTAGCGGTAACATTGTTCATAACCTCAGACAAGTTGCTTGGAATAAATTAGACCAACCTTACGGCTATGACTGGGCTTTAGAAGTACAGTCCAAGGTCAACCAATGGATTCTCGACAAAAACCACGATGCCCTCATTAACTTTAACCAACAAGGAAAAGCTTTTCAACTAGCTATTCCTACTCCAGAACATTATCTTCCATTACTATACACCCTTGCATTACAAGAAGCTCATGAACAGGTAACTATTTTTAATGATCAAGCTATAGCTGGTTCTTTAACGATGACTTCATTAAAAATAGGATAG
- a CDS encoding FKBP-type peptidyl-prolyl cis-trans isomerase yields the protein MKKIGFYIVLFLLGSCGSETPEFYATEHGLKYKYHDINSDEITPKRGDYLTVYMQWKTLTDSVFYDSRTISPSGKDVIMLGKAKHLGGIEEGFAKLQQGDSVSFYINPQRFYQDYLALQEVPQFLKGEEEMVITLRLLAIESEKAYLQKIEEQKEVLELQELKEVNRVVEQWNAKYDSVIEIDGSYMVLAEPLDSTKLVYGSVIQLNYEASFINGVTFYSTYKNGFPDEFQLGKEGQMVEGLSNALSKMYYNQKAKVLVPSYKGFGSEGSPGKVIPPFTPIIYDISVLPLTIK from the coding sequence ATGAAAAAGATAGGGTTTTATATCGTTTTATTTTTACTGGGAAGTTGTGGGAGTGAAACGCCCGAGTTTTATGCAACTGAACATGGATTAAAGTATAAATATCATGACATTAATAGTGATGAAATAACACCTAAACGTGGCGATTATTTGACCGTTTATATGCAGTGGAAAACGTTAACAGATTCTGTTTTTTACGATTCAAGGACTATTTCTCCTTCAGGAAAAGATGTTATAATGCTAGGTAAGGCTAAACACCTTGGAGGTATTGAAGAAGGTTTCGCTAAATTACAACAAGGTGATAGCGTATCGTTTTATATCAATCCTCAACGTTTTTATCAAGATTATTTAGCACTTCAAGAAGTCCCTCAGTTTCTAAAGGGAGAAGAAGAGATGGTCATAACATTAAGGTTGTTAGCAATCGAATCAGAAAAGGCTTATCTACAAAAAATAGAAGAACAAAAAGAAGTATTAGAATTACAGGAGTTAAAGGAAGTTAATCGTGTAGTGGAGCAATGGAATGCCAAGTATGATTCTGTAATAGAGATAGACGGTTCTTACATGGTCTTGGCAGAACCTTTGGATAGTACAAAATTGGTTTATGGCTCAGTTATACAGCTCAATTATGAAGCTTCATTTATTAATGGAGTAACATTCTATAGTACTTATAAAAATGGTTTTCCAGATGAGTTTCAACTCGGAAAAGAGGGACAAATGGTAGAAGGGCTGAGTAATGCACTATCAAAAATGTACTACAACCAAAAAGCCAAGGTGTTGGTCCCCTCCTATAAAGGCTTTGGAAGTGAGGGGTCGCCAGGAAAGGTTATTCCACCTTTTACACCAATTATTTATGATATTTCTGTACTTCCTCTGACCATAAAATAA
- a CDS encoding S8 family serine peptidase, which yields MKNTYLIFVVLLQLGAYYAQNNQVYFKRGTVTFEENGQRFMAKKDVAKEEVFAQRFYKFVQFYSIPTQKEIQELKQKGVRLLSYIPSNTYIASFPVKINLNDLKTQNIRSIQTINVVDKVEESIALENYPSWAIQGDVVELVIKTYPDIELDDLKEELLGFGVKCTGEMIANKAVIGKVHRSMVKDLARLGCVQYLETVQELGEPESNDGRNLHRSNAIDVDFLGGRKYNGEGVSVAINDDGFVGPHIDFTGRTNQLDVLGDLTGTHGDMTTGIIGGAGNLDPLMKGMATGAYIHVRQYSSAMGGTIPLYLDSNVLVFSSSYSNGCNGGYTATTELVDKEIFDNYALMQVFSGGNSNNNDCGYGAGTSWGNITGGHKIGKNVIAVANLEADDNIRASSSRGPASDGRIKPDIAAHGAGHMSTDPNNTYAAGGGTSAAAPGVAGVMAQLHHAYRVLNGNVAHSGLLKAAMLVTANDLGNEGPDFIYGWGKVNGLKALKLIEENRFFNGSISQGATINHSITIPNNIKRARVMVYWVDKEASTTASQALVNDLDCAVTDPSGGSHLPWVLDHTPNPSLLALPATRGVDHLNNMEEIEIVNPLAGNYTLSINGTTIPFGTQDYFVVYEFIEDAIDVIYPIGGEGLIPNTLERIHWDADGTMGSFLVEYTEDNGLTWNTIQSNVSGSSRFINWTVPNTLTGQAKVRVSRGGNVGESIQNFTIMNRPDNLSIDRICYSSNTIEVSWDAVVGATSYDVYLLGNKYMDSVGNTATLTYSIPVFDVNQSHWVSVRARGNNGAVSLRQIAIEQVGASQGGCLLSCTSDHDIGVKSILYPTEEMHICEDSLSVSVQIEVENSGLHNENNFQLNYQYGNQPVVSMNYTNNLAVGSVSTVTFPAFYISTSSTQNLKVWTTLNTDSTFCNDTSAIAIQISNASANLPYSEDFESGLFPSANFSISNFDGDKTWESIEVTGANGQNTNAAYVNNYSYNNRGERDALKLPVLDLTSFNTNNIVNLTFDVAYRTYSPSYFDSLIVEVSSDCGITYTPLYLKSGSTLSTGGSSTSSWEPTNAGDWRAEQVNLSAYIGGKVFVRFINSCDYGQNLYLDNINITVVGPPVADFAYLSVNSCAKEVLFQDHSISSPTQWFWDFGDGNTSTMQHPSHNYASTGSYTVTLNSTNSFGTGTYSQTIVIDESISNFPLKEDFEENTNHSFLSRIINTDNNITWDSTNVVGSDGQLTSAVKVNNYAYNNQGEEDVLEFYDFNFSSLQHLDSAVLYFDVAYRQYSNAYSDSIKVLLSTDCGQSFSTVYYKGGTAIANGSAVTSSGWEPQVATDWITDSVLLTTHSADTLIVRIVNITGYGQQLFLDNINVKAYGGYTAIEEPLLGSFNFMLVPNPAQNQAKIIFNERLKTAAEVRIYSTEGRLIFNETMSKGEEIKSIALDQLSPAVYYVQIDNENNRRIKKLIVQ from the coding sequence ATGAAAAATACTTATTTAATTTTTGTTGTCCTTTTGCAGTTAGGAGCCTATTATGCTCAAAATAACCAGGTTTATTTTAAAAGAGGAACCGTAACTTTTGAAGAAAATGGCCAACGTTTTATGGCCAAAAAAGACGTGGCAAAAGAAGAAGTTTTTGCTCAACGTTTCTATAAGTTTGTTCAGTTTTATAGTATTCCAACTCAAAAAGAAATCCAAGAATTGAAACAAAAAGGAGTGCGTTTATTGAGTTATATTCCATCCAACACCTACATTGCATCTTTTCCTGTGAAAATCAATTTAAACGATTTGAAAACTCAAAATATTCGTTCGATACAAACGATCAATGTGGTCGATAAAGTGGAGGAAAGCATTGCGTTGGAAAATTATCCTTCATGGGCAATTCAAGGTGATGTTGTAGAATTGGTGATTAAAACATATCCAGATATTGAACTGGATGACCTAAAAGAAGAATTGTTAGGTTTTGGAGTTAAATGTACTGGCGAAATGATCGCTAATAAAGCCGTTATAGGAAAAGTTCACCGCTCTATGGTTAAAGATTTAGCAAGATTGGGCTGTGTACAATATCTAGAGACAGTACAAGAATTAGGTGAACCAGAGTCTAATGACGGGAGAAACCTACACCGTTCCAACGCCATAGATGTTGATTTTTTAGGAGGGAGAAAATATAATGGAGAGGGCGTAAGTGTTGCAATAAATGACGATGGCTTTGTAGGCCCTCATATCGATTTTACAGGAAGAACCAATCAGTTGGATGTATTAGGCGACCTTACTGGAACACATGGAGATATGACTACAGGAATCATTGGAGGAGCTGGAAACCTAGACCCTTTAATGAAAGGAATGGCGACAGGTGCTTATATTCATGTAAGACAATATAGCTCAGCAATGGGAGGAACCATACCTCTTTATTTAGATAGCAATGTGTTGGTGTTTTCTTCATCGTATAGTAACGGTTGTAATGGAGGTTATACCGCAACAACAGAGTTAGTGGATAAAGAAATTTTTGATAATTACGCTTTAATGCAAGTGTTTTCTGGAGGGAATAGTAATAATAATGATTGCGGATATGGAGCTGGAACAAGTTGGGGAAATATTACAGGAGGACATAAAATCGGTAAAAATGTAATTGCAGTGGCAAATTTAGAAGCTGACGATAATATTAGAGCTTCTAGTAGTCGAGGTCCAGCTTCAGATGGAAGAATTAAGCCAGATATAGCTGCTCATGGAGCAGGACATATGTCAACAGATCCCAATAATACATATGCTGCTGGAGGAGGAACATCTGCGGCTGCCCCTGGAGTAGCAGGAGTTATGGCACAATTGCATCATGCTTATAGGGTGTTAAATGGAAACGTTGCACATTCAGGGTTATTAAAAGCTGCAATGTTGGTCACAGCAAATGATTTAGGAAATGAGGGACCAGACTTTATTTATGGATGGGGGAAAGTAAATGGTCTAAAAGCTTTAAAATTAATAGAAGAAAATAGATTCTTTAATGGCTCTATTTCACAAGGAGCAACTATAAATCATTCGATAACAATACCTAATAATATTAAAAGAGCTAGAGTAATGGTTTATTGGGTCGATAAAGAAGCTTCTACCACAGCAAGTCAAGCATTAGTCAATGATTTAGATTGTGCAGTTACTGATCCTAGTGGAGGTTCACATTTACCATGGGTATTAGATCACACTCCCAATCCAAGCTTATTAGCACTTCCTGCTACCAGAGGAGTCGATCACTTGAATAATATGGAAGAAATTGAAATTGTAAATCCTTTAGCGGGGAACTATACACTTTCGATCAATGGTACAACTATACCTTTTGGAACGCAAGATTATTTTGTTGTTTATGAATTTATTGAAGATGCGATTGATGTTATCTATCCAATTGGAGGAGAGGGATTAATTCCCAATACTTTAGAAAGAATACATTGGGATGCAGATGGAACTATGGGGAGTTTTTTAGTGGAGTATACAGAAGATAATGGGCTAACATGGAATACCATTCAAAGCAATGTTTCTGGAAGTAGTCGTTTTATTAATTGGACTGTTCCGAATACACTAACAGGGCAAGCCAAAGTTCGAGTGTCAAGGGGAGGAAATGTAGGAGAAAGTATTCAAAATTTCACCATTATGAATCGACCTGATAACTTGTCTATAGATAGAATTTGCTATAGTTCTAATACCATTGAAGTTAGCTGGGATGCTGTTGTAGGAGCAACAAGTTACGATGTTTATTTGTTAGGAAATAAATACATGGACTCTGTAGGAAATACAGCAACATTAACGTATTCCATTCCAGTATTTGACGTCAATCAATCACATTGGGTATCTGTAAGAGCAAGAGGAAATAATGGAGCTGTAAGTTTACGACAAATAGCAATCGAACAAGTAGGGGCGAGTCAGGGAGGATGTCTTTTATCTTGTACAAGTGATCATGACATTGGGGTGAAGTCGATTCTATATCCAACTGAAGAGATGCATATCTGCGAGGATTCATTAAGTGTAAGTGTGCAAATAGAAGTTGAAAATTCAGGACTGCACAATGAAAATAATTTTCAGTTAAACTATCAATATGGTAATCAGCCAGTGGTTTCGATGAATTATACCAATAACTTAGCTGTAGGAAGTGTTTCAACAGTTACATTTCCAGCATTTTATATTAGCACGAGTAGTACACAGAATTTAAAAGTTTGGACCACGTTAAATACGGATAGTACATTTTGCAATGACACTTCCGCTATTGCAATTCAAATTAGCAATGCTTCTGCTAATCTGCCTTATTCAGAAGATTTTGAAAGTGGACTTTTTCCATCTGCTAATTTTTCCATCTCTAATTTTGATGGTGATAAAACATGGGAGAGTATAGAAGTTACAGGTGCTAATGGACAAAATACAAATGCAGCGTATGTTAATAATTATTCATACAATAATAGGGGAGAACGCGATGCCCTTAAATTGCCAGTACTCGATTTAACTTCATTCAATACGAATAACATAGTGAATTTAACATTTGATGTAGCGTATAGAACCTATAGTCCATCCTATTTTGACTCTTTAATTGTTGAAGTTTCTTCCGATTGTGGAATCACTTATACACCATTGTATTTAAAATCGGGTTCAACACTTTCTACAGGAGGAAGTTCAACAAGTTCATGGGAACCAACAAACGCCGGAGATTGGAGAGCAGAGCAAGTTAATTTAAGTGCTTACATTGGAGGTAAAGTATTTGTTAGGTTTATCAATAGCTGTGACTATGGACAAAATCTATATTTAGACAATATTAATATAACAGTTGTAGGACCTCCCGTGGCTGATTTTGCTTATTTAAGCGTGAATAGTTGTGCTAAAGAAGTCTTGTTTCAAGATCATTCAATAAGTTCTCCTACACAATGGTTTTGGGATTTTGGAGATGGAAATACATCAACTATGCAGCATCCTTCTCATAATTACGCAAGTACAGGAAGTTATACGGTAACATTAAATTCGACCAATAGCTTTGGAACAGGAACATATAGCCAAACAATAGTTATTGATGAGTCCATTTCAAATTTTCCGTTAAAAGAAGATTTTGAAGAAAATACTAATCATTCATTTTTGTCGAGAATAATCAATACAGATAATAATATAACCTGGGACTCAACTAATGTTGTAGGTTCAGATGGACAACTAACCAGTGCCGTTAAAGTAAACAACTATGCATACAATAATCAAGGAGAAGAAGATGTTTTAGAGTTTTATGATTTTAATTTTTCGTCTTTGCAGCATTTAGACAGTGCAGTATTGTATTTTGATGTTGCCTATCGCCAATACAGTAATGCATACTCTGATAGTATAAAAGTTCTGTTATCAACAGATTGTGGCCAGTCTTTTTCCACAGTGTATTACAAAGGAGGTACAGCTATTGCTAATGGAAGTGCTGTAACCAGTTCAGGTTGGGAACCACAAGTAGCTACTGATTGGATCACAGATTCTGTGCTGTTAACAACTCATAGCGCTGATACCCTTATTGTTAGAATAGTTAATATCACAGGATATGGACAACAATTGTTTTTGGATAATATTAATGTAAAAGCTTATGGAGGTTATACAGCAATTGAAGAACCATTGTTAGGGTCATTTAATTTTATGTTAGTCCCAAACCCTGCTCAAAATCAAGCTAAAATAATCTTTAATGAACGATTAAAAACAGCTGCCGAGGTTAGAATCTATAGTACAGAGGGGAGATTAATATTCAATGAGACTATGAGTAAAGGGGAGGAAATCAAAAGCATTGCGCTTGATCAGCTTTCTCCTGCCGTTTATTATGTACAAATTGATAATGAGAATAATAGACGAATTAAGAAGTTAATCGTTCAATAA
- a CDS encoding radical SAM protein has protein sequence MPTNVLLITPPFTQLNTSYPATCYLKGFLEHKGIPTHQSDLSIELFDRIFSKKTIEQIFELAGQQHPILLPQVWEQRSEYINKVETVINFLRTHETTTAYQLIHDSFLPRAHRFEKLEEDLSWAFGNLGILDKAKHYATLFIEELGDFIKANIDEFFSFTRYAERISSSASSFDELDEYLSYETTIIENELLKLLAEKLETYSPDLVCFSIPFPGNLFAALRCGQFIKQYFPKTKIAFGGGYCNTELRSLSDVRVFNYVDYITLDDGEAPLLRLVEHLNGSIPKEQLERTFLLHKNEVVYQNHIPNTIFHHKNLPAPSYEGLKHHLYLSFLDVMNPMHRLWSDGRWNKLTIAHGCYWKQCSFCDVTLDYIGNYQNTTADDLVNKIEAIIKETGVTGFHFVDEAAPPKMLKALANRLIERKVYITWWTNIRFEKTFTPELCQLLAKSGCIAVTGGLEVASDRLLAKMKKGVDIAQVARVTNSFANANIMVHAYLMYGFPTETEQETIDSLEVVRQLFINGCIHSAFWHQFSTTIHSPIGQNPEAYEIQITGPQFQGFAENDLTHLDPLGTEHTDFTEGLNLALNNYLNGLGLEEELQAWFAFEIPVTTVPEHLIETALTFEN, from the coding sequence ATGCCAACAAATGTTCTCTTAATTACACCACCATTTACGCAACTTAACACAAGTTACCCCGCTACTTGCTACCTCAAAGGTTTTTTAGAACATAAGGGGATTCCCACACATCAAAGCGATTTAAGTATTGAGTTATTCGATCGTATATTTTCAAAAAAAACGATTGAACAAATTTTTGAGCTAGCAGGTCAGCAGCATCCAATTCTATTACCTCAAGTTTGGGAACAACGTTCAGAATACATCAACAAAGTTGAAACGGTTATAAACTTCTTAAGAACACATGAAACGACAACTGCATACCAACTCATACACGATAGTTTTTTACCGAGAGCTCATCGATTCGAAAAGTTAGAAGAAGACTTATCTTGGGCATTCGGGAACCTTGGGATACTTGATAAGGCTAAACATTATGCCACCTTATTTATTGAAGAATTAGGGGATTTTATTAAAGCCAACATTGATGAGTTTTTTTCGTTTACACGATATGCTGAACGTATATCATCTTCGGCAAGTAGCTTTGATGAACTCGACGAATACCTTTCTTATGAAACAACTATCATTGAAAACGAATTACTAAAACTTTTAGCAGAAAAACTAGAGACATACTCTCCAGACTTAGTTTGTTTTTCTATTCCTTTCCCTGGTAACCTCTTTGCAGCATTGCGTTGTGGGCAATTCATTAAACAATACTTTCCCAAAACTAAAATAGCTTTTGGAGGAGGATATTGTAATACCGAATTACGTTCATTATCAGATGTAAGGGTCTTTAACTATGTAGATTATATTACATTAGATGATGGTGAGGCGCCTTTACTAAGATTGGTTGAACACCTTAACGGTTCTATCCCCAAAGAACAACTTGAACGCACCTTTTTATTACATAAAAACGAAGTTGTATACCAAAACCACATCCCTAACACTATATTTCACCATAAAAACCTTCCTGCGCCAAGTTACGAGGGACTAAAACATCACCTCTATTTATCTTTTCTAGATGTAATGAATCCTATGCATCGTTTATGGAGTGATGGGAGATGGAATAAATTGACCATAGCTCATGGGTGTTACTGGAAACAATGTTCTTTTTGTGATGTCACATTAGACTATATTGGAAATTATCAAAACACCACAGCAGATGACTTAGTCAATAAAATAGAAGCTATCATTAAGGAAACAGGCGTTACTGGTTTTCATTTTGTTGATGAGGCTGCACCTCCCAAAATGTTAAAAGCACTTGCGAATCGATTAATTGAGCGAAAAGTATACATTACTTGGTGGACCAACATTCGATTTGAAAAAACATTTACACCTGAACTTTGTCAACTCTTAGCAAAATCAGGATGTATTGCTGTTACAGGAGGATTAGAAGTAGCATCAGACCGCCTGTTAGCAAAAATGAAAAAAGGAGTAGATATTGCTCAAGTTGCTCGTGTTACGAATAGTTTTGCCAATGCAAATATTATGGTCCATGCTTATTTAATGTATGGATTCCCTACGGAAACTGAACAAGAAACCATTGATTCACTTGAGGTTGTTCGCCAATTATTTATTAACGGGTGTATTCACTCGGCTTTTTGGCACCAGTTTTCAACAACGATACACAGTCCTATTGGTCAAAACCCTGAAGCTTATGAAATACAAATAACGGGACCTCAATTTCAGGGATTTGCAGAGAATGATTTAACACACCTAGATCCTCTTGGAACTGAACATACTGACTTTACTGAGGGCTTAAATTTAGCACTCAACAACTATCTAAATGGTTTAGGTTTGGAGGAGGAATTACAAGCGTGGTTTGCTTTTGAAATTCCAGTAACTACTGTTCCAGAGCATCTCATCGAAACTGCTCTAACTTTCGAAAACTGA
- a CDS encoding NAD(P)H-dependent oxidoreductase yields MKSTIAFAGSNSSKSINHQIVTYVASLTANTTTIKLTDYEAPIYSADLEEASGIPSGIVALNEKIATADRLIISVAEHNGNLTAFFKNIIDWLSRNDRDFLKGKEIILFSSSPGPGGAASALATAEKTLPYFGATIKNTLSIGNFYQVFEDGKINDTSILEQIKAALL; encoded by the coding sequence ATGAAAAGTACAATAGCATTTGCAGGAAGTAATAGTTCAAAATCGATCAATCATCAAATCGTAACTTATGTTGCTTCATTAACAGCCAATACCACTACAATTAAATTAACCGATTATGAAGCTCCAATCTATTCTGCTGACCTTGAAGAAGCAAGTGGAATTCCGTCGGGAATTGTTGCATTAAATGAAAAAATAGCCACTGCCGACAGGCTGATCATTTCTGTTGCTGAACACAATGGAAACTTAACTGCATTTTTTAAAAACATTATTGATTGGTTATCCAGAAACGATCGTGATTTTTTAAAAGGGAAAGAAATCATTTTATTCAGTAGTTCACCTGGACCAGGAGGGGCTGCTTCTGCATTAGCAACAGCTGAGAAAACGCTTCCTTATTTTGGGGCAACTATTAAAAACACCTTAAGTATTGGTAATTTTTATCAAGTATTTGAAGATGGAAAAATTAACGACACATCTATTCTCGAACAAATAAAAGCGGCTTTATTATAA